One Parachlamydia sp. AcF125 DNA segment encodes these proteins:
- the dapF gene encoding diaminopimelate epimerase: MNLAFSKYNGCGNDFILIDNRDRRFPDRDASFIRRLCQRQYGIGADGLILLELSQIADFRMRIFNADGCETEMCGNGIRCLVKFAQDLGITKKHYTIQTMHSILEAFSSEDSITISMGEPAEIEWATQIEVDQTLLTVHWIDTGVPHAVIFVDEVEKADWMALAPKIRSHPHFSPKGVNVNFAQIQKHQISLRTYERGVEQETLACGTGATAAALAAAKTMNIPSPVSIKTRSGDNLEVRFEKTSKFHNVHLTGSAICTFKGVLT, from the coding sequence ATGAATCTTGCATTTTCTAAATATAATGGCTGCGGCAATGACTTTATTTTAATTGATAATCGCGATCGTCGCTTTCCCGATCGCGATGCTTCTTTCATCCGACGACTCTGCCAACGGCAGTATGGAATTGGAGCGGATGGTTTAATTCTCTTAGAGCTTTCCCAAATCGCGGATTTTCGGATGCGCATTTTCAACGCCGATGGATGCGAAACAGAAATGTGTGGAAACGGCATCCGCTGTTTAGTTAAATTTGCCCAAGATCTCGGCATCACAAAAAAGCATTATACCATTCAAACGATGCATTCTATCTTAGAAGCCTTTTCTTCAGAAGATTCTATTACAATCTCCATGGGAGAACCGGCTGAGATTGAATGGGCCACTCAAATCGAAGTCGACCAAACGCTTCTCACGGTCCATTGGATTGATACCGGCGTTCCCCATGCGGTGATATTTGTGGATGAAGTGGAGAAGGCCGATTGGATGGCTCTTGCGCCTAAAATTCGCTCTCATCCCCACTTTTCTCCCAAAGGGGTCAATGTCAATTTTGCTCAAATTCAAAAGCATCAAATTTCCCTACGCACTTATGAACGAGGGGTCGAGCAAGAAACCTTGGCTTGTGGAACGGGCGCCACAGCAGCGGCTTTAGCCGCAGCCAAAACGATGAATATTCCCTCGCCTGTTTCTATTAAAACACGTTCTGGAGATAACTTGGAGGTTCGATTTGAAAAAACATCTAAATTTCACAATGTGCACCTGACAGGCTCTGCTATTTGCACCTTCAAGGGGGTCCTAACTTAA
- a CDS encoding ATP-dependent Clp protease proteolytic subunit, whose translation MPKNDKDPNSIPPPKMEEKIDRALLEARRIFLSDAVDNDTAADIIRKLWYLELTDPGKPILFVINSPGGSVDSGFAIWDQVKMISSPVTTLVTGLAASMGSVLSLAGSHKRRFATPNARFMIHQPLIGGVIKGQATDLEIQAKEMLKTRNALIHLYMRETGKDFATIEKAIDRDTWMTAQEAYEFGLLSGVVETYKDLI comes from the coding sequence ATGCCAAAAAACGATAAAGACCCAAATTCCATTCCGCCCCCTAAAATGGAAGAAAAAATCGACCGCGCGCTTCTCGAAGCTAGGCGCATTTTTCTAAGCGATGCCGTTGACAATGATACAGCAGCAGATATCATTAGAAAATTGTGGTATCTCGAATTGACAGATCCCGGAAAACCCATTCTTTTTGTAATCAACAGTCCTGGTGGATCGGTAGATTCAGGTTTTGCGATTTGGGATCAGGTTAAAATGATTTCTTCGCCAGTGACAACTTTAGTCACAGGCCTGGCTGCTTCTATGGGTTCTGTGTTAAGCTTAGCTGGATCTCATAAAAGAAGGTTTGCGACTCCCAACGCTCGTTTTATGATTCACCAACCTTTAATTGGCGGGGTGATTAAAGGGCAAGCAACCGACTTAGAAATTCAAGCTAAAGAAATGCTAAAAACACGTAATGCCCTTATTCATCTATATATGCGTGAGACGGGGAAAGATTTCGCAACCATTGAAAAAGCTATTGATAGGGATACCTGGATGACTGCTCAAGAAGCTTACGAGTTTGGCCTTCTCAGCGGAGTAGTCGAAACTTACAAAGACTTAATTTAA
- the murA gene encoding UDP-N-acetylglucosamine 1-carboxyvinyltransferase produces MEILRIKGGTRLNGTVKAAGAKNAMTKLLVASLLSDKKCTFYNVPNIGDVEVTVSLCQEIGMKVNWDKEAGYMEVITPELKTAYVPQRFSGSNRIPILMIGALLGRTDQDIIVPTVGGCAIGSRSVDFHIDALRKLGASIEYREMKREGAYFAHAHNGLKGTIIYLPYPSIGATENTILASVTARGMTVIKNAATEPEIIELILFLQKLGANIFYDVDRTICIQGTRRFYEVEHTVIPDRIEAASWGMAAIASKGRVFVEGAQHHNMITFLNKIREVGGGFDIKSNGIEFFYDGPLQGGLHLETDVHPGFMTDWQQPFVVLLTQASGSSVIHETVYENRFGYTDILGSMGADITLFRQCLGGKQCRFDSQSFCHSIIVKGPTPLVGKDIKIPDLRAGFAYVMAALLGSGESTISGLHFLDRGYENLTSKLQSLGAEASRIKLEKNTSPSFGDIQATNISLAAQVQLA; encoded by the coding sequence ATGGAAATACTCAGAATTAAAGGTGGCACACGTTTAAACGGAACTGTTAAAGCTGCTGGTGCAAAAAATGCAATGACTAAACTTCTAGTTGCTTCCCTCCTCTCCGATAAAAAGTGTACATTTTACAATGTTCCCAATATTGGGGATGTAGAAGTAACCGTTTCTCTTTGCCAAGAGATTGGCATGAAAGTCAATTGGGATAAAGAAGCGGGTTACATGGAAGTGATCACGCCCGAACTTAAAACAGCTTATGTCCCCCAACGCTTTTCTGGGTCTAACCGTATTCCGATTTTGATGATCGGAGCACTCTTGGGGCGTACCGATCAAGATATTATCGTTCCTACCGTGGGCGGTTGTGCAATCGGGAGCCGCTCGGTCGACTTCCATATTGACGCCCTACGAAAATTAGGGGCCTCCATTGAGTATCGGGAAATGAAAAGAGAAGGCGCCTATTTTGCGCATGCCCATAATGGCCTTAAAGGGACAATTATCTATCTTCCCTATCCTTCTATTGGAGCAACGGAAAACACCATTCTAGCCTCTGTTACCGCCCGTGGAATGACAGTCATCAAAAATGCTGCGACCGAGCCAGAGATTATCGAGCTGATTCTTTTCCTACAAAAACTAGGAGCTAACATTTTTTATGATGTTGACCGCACCATTTGTATCCAAGGCACGCGCCGCTTTTATGAAGTGGAACATACAGTTATTCCTGATCGCATCGAAGCAGCCTCTTGGGGCATGGCTGCCATAGCCTCCAAAGGTAGAGTCTTTGTGGAAGGGGCTCAACATCATAACATGATTACTTTTCTCAATAAAATTAGGGAAGTGGGGGGAGGTTTCGACATTAAAAGCAATGGGATCGAATTTTTTTACGACGGTCCTCTTCAAGGGGGGCTTCACCTTGAAACGGATGTCCATCCAGGCTTTATGACAGATTGGCAGCAACCTTTTGTAGTGCTTTTGACTCAAGCATCAGGTTCTTCTGTTATTCATGAGACTGTTTATGAAAACCGTTTTGGCTACACAGATATTTTAGGAAGTATGGGGGCCGATATTACTCTATTTAGGCAGTGCTTAGGGGGGAAACAGTGTCGTTTTGATTCTCAAAGTTTCTGTCATAGTATTATCGTAAAAGGACCAACTCCTCTAGTCGGCAAAGACATTAAGATCCCTGACTTGCGGGCTGGCTTCGCTTACGTCATGGCTGCTTTGCTCGGATCGGGCGAAAGTACAATTTCTGGATTACATTTTTTAGACCGTGGATATGAAAATCTTACAAGTAAATTGCAAAGTTTAGGGGCTGAAGCTTCTAGAATCAAGCTAGAAAAAAATACTAGCCCTTCATTTGGAGACATTCAAGCAACCAATATTTCGCTTGCCGCGCAAGTACAGCTTGCTTAA